TCTGGTTCCGCGCCGAGGGCCTGCTGCTCGGCTGGGCGGTCGGCATCGGCTGGGGCACCTACACGGCGTGGAGCAATGGGCTGAAGCCGCTCGCCAGCATCTCGCTCGGCGATGCCAGCTATACCTTCTATGTCGGGCTCGGCGCGCTGTTGCTCAACATCGTGGTGGCGGTGATCGCGACCGTCCTGGTTGGGTTGATCTCACCCGCCAAGCGCGGCGCGGCGGCCTGAGCCGTCGTGCGTATCTGACGGGGCGGGGGTGAGAAGCGCGGTGAGCCGCGCTACCTCCGCCTTGGTCTTGTCGATCGCGGCGTCCTTCACCGATCCGTAGCCGCGGATCTCCATCGGAGCCTTTGCGATCGCGACCAGATCGGCCAGCCGCGCGGCATCGAGCTTGCCGAGCATGGTGTCGATCAACGCCTCGTACCAGCCGATCAGCTCTCGCTCGGCGCGGCGTTCCGCGGTGTAGCCGAACACGTCGAACGGCGTGCCGCGCAGCACCTTGAGCTGCGCGAGCAGCCGCAGCGGGGTCTGGATCCATTGCCCGAACGCGCGCTTCCTCGGCCGGCCGCGCGCGTCGCGCCGCGCCGGCAGCAGCGGCGGCGCGAGGTGGTACTGCACCGTGAAGTCGCCGTCGAACTTATGCTTGAGCTCGTCGAGGAAGTCGGTCTGCATATGCAGCCGCGCCACCTCATATTCGTCCTTGTAGGCCATCAGCTTGAACAGCGAACGGGCCACGGCGTCGGTGAGGGGAAGGTCGTTTGGGTTCTGTTCAGTCTGTCCGCGCGCTCGGTTCGCCTCTCCCGCTTGCGGGGGAGGGGGCGCACCTTCGTTGCGGTCGCCGCCGAGTGCCGCCTCAGCGTGGCGGACACGATCGACGGCCGCACGGTAGCGCGAGGCGTAGGCCGCGTTCTGGTAGTCGCGCAGGAAGTCCGTGCGTCGCGTGATCACCTGGTCCAGCGTCTCCTGCTCCTTCGCGGCAGTATCTTCCGCCTTCGGCAGGAAATCCGGATCGACAAAGGCGAGCCGGCCCCAGGCGAAGGCCTGTTTGTTGCGCTCGATCGCGACGCCGTTCAGCTCGATCGCGCGCGTCAGCGCCTCCAGCGACACCGGCACCAGGCCCTGCTGCCAGGCGAAGCCCAGCATCATGATGTTGGCGTAGACGCTGTCGCCGAGCAGCCGCTCGGCCAGCGCGTTGGCGTTGAGGGTGGTGAGATTACCCGATCCGATCACTCGCTCGATGGCGCGCAGCCGAACCGGCGAGGCGAGGTCGGCGTCGCGGAAGCGCACCACGTCGCCGGTCGGCATCTCCGCGGTGTTGACCGCAGCGCGCATGCCCTTGCGGTACGTGCCGGACGCCTTGGCCGACGAGCTCACCACGAGATCGCAGCCGATCAGCGCGTCGGCTGCGCCCTGGTCGATCCGCACCTGATGCAGCGCGTCGGGCTTGGCCGCGAGCCGCAGGAAGCTCAACACCGGACCGAATTTCTGCGCAAAGCCGGTGAAGTCGAGCACCGAGACGCCGCGCCCCTCGAGATGCGCGGCCATCGCGATCAGCGCGCCGACCGTGATGACGCCGGTGCCGCCGACGCCGGTGACGAGGAGATCATAGGGCTTGTCGAGTGCCGTGAACTCCGGCGCCGGCAGCGTGGCGGCGCGCGCCAGCGGATCGATCGCGCTCGCATTCTTGGCCGGCCGCTTGCCGCCTTCGATAGTGACAAAACTCGGGCAGAAGCCGTTGAGGCAGGAGAAATCCTTGTTGCAGGTCGAGAGATTGATCTTGCGCTTGCGGCCGAACGGCGTCTCCTTCGGCTCGACGCTGAGGCAGTTGGATTCCACCGAGCAGTCGCCGCAGCCTTCGCAGACGAGGTCGTTGATGTAGGCGAAGCGTTGGGGATCGGCGATCGTGCCACGCTTGCGGCGGCGCCGTTTCTCGGTCGCGCAGGTCTGCTGATAGATCAGCACCGTGACGCCGGAAATGTCGCGCAGCTCGCGCTGCACGGCGTCCATCTCCTCGCGGGCGTGGATGGTGACGCCAACCGGCAGGTCCGCCGGCGAAAAATGCGCGGGATCGTCCGACACCAATGCGATTCGCGACACGCCTTCGGCGCGGACGCTGTGCGCGATCGCCTGCACGCTGACCGGGCCGTCCACCGGCTGGCCGCCGGTCATTGCGACGGCGTCATTGAACAGGATCTTGTAGGTGATGTTGGCTTTCGCCGCGATCGCCTGGCGGATCGCCATCGAGCCGGAATGATAATAGGTGCCCTCGCCGAGATTCTGGAACACATGGCTGTTGCCGGTGAATTTCGACGACGCCGCCCAGTTGACGCCTTCGCCGCCCATCTGGATCAGCGACGAGGTCTCCCGGTCCATCCAGCTCGCCATGAAGTGGCAGCCGATGCCGGCCAGCGCTTTCGAACCCTCGGGCACTTTCGTCGAAATGTTGTGCGGGCAGCCCGAGCAGAAATACGGCGTGCGCGTCGCGCCCGGCACCGCGATCATCCGATCCTGCTCCGGCACCAGCGCGGCGACGCGGCGCGCAAGCTGCAATTCGGGAAACATCGGATCGAGCCGACGCGCCAGCACATCGGCCAGTATCCGCGGTGACAATTCGCCGGTCCAGGAGATCAGCCGCGCCCCGGTTTCGTCATGCTTGCCGACCATCCGCTCCGGTTTCGATCCGGGATAGTCGTAGAAATACTCCTTGAACTGGCTCTCGATGATGCCGCGTTTTTCTTCGACCACCAGGATCTCGCGCTTGCCCTTCACGAACTCCATCGCATCGTGCAGCGCCAACGGCCACACCATGCCGACCTTGTAGATGTCGATGCCGAAGTGGCGGCAGGCGGCCTCGTCGAGGCCGACCAGCCGCAGCGCCTCCATCAGATCGAGATGCGCCTTGCCCGTGGTGACGATGCCGTAGCGCGCGTCCTTGATGCCGTAGATGCGGCGGTCGATCGGATTGGCTTTTGCAAACGCGTAGACCGCGTGCTTCTTGGCTTCGAGCCGCTCCTCGATTTGCGGGCCCGGCAGATCCGGCCAGCGATAATGCAGGCCTCCCGGCGGCGGCAGAAAATCCGCCTGTATGAAACGGCGCGGTGCGGGCAGCTCGACCGAGGCGCCGGACTCGACGATCTCCGAGATCGCCTTGAAGCCGACCCACATGCCGGAAAATCGACTGAGCGCATAGCCATATTCGCCGAATGCCAGATATTCGCCGACATCGGCCGGATGCAACGTCGGCATGAACCAGCTCATGAAGGCGACGTCGGATTGATGCGGCATCGAGGACGACACGCAGCCGTGGTCGTCGCCGGCGACGACCAGCACGCCGCCATGCGGCGAGGAACCATAGGCATTGCCGTGCTTCAGCGCATCGCCGGAGCGATCGACGCCGGGACCCTTGCCGTACCACAGCCCGAACACGCCATCGACCTCGCGGTCATTCTGCGTCTCGACCTGCTGCGACCCGAGCACCGCGGTTGCTGCGAGGTCCTCATTGACGGCGGGCAGGAATTCGATGCGGCTGTCCTTCAGCAGCGCGCCGATCTTCCACAGTTCGAGATCGACGCCGCCGAGCGGCGAGCCGCGATAGCCGGAGATGAAGCCCGCGGTGTTGGGACCGCTTGCGCGATCACGCCGCGCCTGGTCGAGCGCGATGCGCACGATCGCCTGCGTGCCGGTGAGGAAGACGCGGCCGCGTTCCCTGCTGTAGCGCTCGGAAAGCTGGTAGGCGTCGAGCAACGGCATCTGGCCCATGACTGAAGCCCTCGGGGAATCGCAATGTCTGTTGCGACAACGCTATCCCCTTGTGCCTGGTAGGTCTCACCTATGTATTCTCCTCGCTAGGGCTATTTCGGTCAAAGA
The window above is part of the Bradyrhizobium sp. PSBB068 genome. Proteins encoded here:
- a CDS encoding indolepyruvate ferredoxin oxidoreductase family protein, whose protein sequence is MGQMPLLDAYQLSERYSRERGRVFLTGTQAIVRIALDQARRDRASGPNTAGFISGYRGSPLGGVDLELWKIGALLKDSRIEFLPAVNEDLAATAVLGSQQVETQNDREVDGVFGLWYGKGPGVDRSGDALKHGNAYGSSPHGGVLVVAGDDHGCVSSSMPHQSDVAFMSWFMPTLHPADVGEYLAFGEYGYALSRFSGMWVGFKAISEIVESGASVELPAPRRFIQADFLPPPGGLHYRWPDLPGPQIEERLEAKKHAVYAFAKANPIDRRIYGIKDARYGIVTTGKAHLDLMEALRLVGLDEAACRHFGIDIYKVGMVWPLALHDAMEFVKGKREILVVEEKRGIIESQFKEYFYDYPGSKPERMVGKHDETGARLISWTGELSPRILADVLARRLDPMFPELQLARRVAALVPEQDRMIAVPGATRTPYFCSGCPHNISTKVPEGSKALAGIGCHFMASWMDRETSSLIQMGGEGVNWAASSKFTGNSHVFQNLGEGTYYHSGSMAIRQAIAAKANITYKILFNDAVAMTGGQPVDGPVSVQAIAHSVRAEGVSRIALVSDDPAHFSPADLPVGVTIHAREEMDAVQRELRDISGVTVLIYQQTCATEKRRRRKRGTIADPQRFAYINDLVCEGCGDCSVESNCLSVEPKETPFGRKRKINLSTCNKDFSCLNGFCPSFVTIEGGKRPAKNASAIDPLARAATLPAPEFTALDKPYDLLVTGVGGTGVITVGALIAMAAHLEGRGVSVLDFTGFAQKFGPVLSFLRLAAKPDALHQVRIDQGAADALIGCDLVVSSSAKASGTYRKGMRAAVNTAEMPTGDVVRFRDADLASPVRLRAIERVIGSGNLTTLNANALAERLLGDSVYANIMMLGFAWQQGLVPVSLEALTRAIELNGVAIERNKQAFAWGRLAFVDPDFLPKAEDTAAKEQETLDQVITRRTDFLRDYQNAAYASRYRAAVDRVRHAEAALGGDRNEGAPPPPQAGEANRARGQTEQNPNDLPLTDAVARSLFKLMAYKDEYEVARLHMQTDFLDELKHKFDGDFTVQYHLAPPLLPARRDARGRPRKRAFGQWIQTPLRLLAQLKVLRGTPFDVFGYTAERRAERELIGWYEALIDTMLGKLDAARLADLVAIAKAPMEIRGYGSVKDAAIDKTKAEVARLTALLTPAPSDTHDGSGRRAALGG